One part of the Bdellovibrio bacteriovorus genome encodes these proteins:
- a CDS encoding chemotaxis protein CheB: protein MNTHYLFPGKLAAFKEETVISTLLGSCVAVALHDPTTRIGGLNHYLLADGMPDERENTRYGAHAIPLLIEECVRLGANRGRLQAKIYGGGNVISVSQIGEGIGKRNIEFAEKILRDCGIPVVERNVAGESARTIKMNTATFEVIHNSSGGGVDKPVDVSGFRPLAVAKSVKVLVVDDSATVRTLFTNIFTKSGLEVVGSAADAYQAREMILSKKPDVLTLDIEMPKMSGVMFLEKLMKHHPIPVVMVSSLASTGEAAMKSLELGAVEFVHKPSQFDPAVLKDLAGMLVDKVRAAASVNILKKLKETPAPLEIKTTTFAAPTRRRAAELKVVVLGGNAGSADALEKFVKGLAADTPPVVVACSTVANFVTAFISKLKAGSKVTPVVGKDGDFLRMGHVYFIPAEHHGKIVTGPQGPVLSLSKGAPVSSQLPSANVLFNSAAQSYAQGVYALLLGGFGTDGVDGLVEVQKRGGASVVQHPEEAQFPYAPQKAIELGVADEILKADMLAHHLMQYRNQNLY from the coding sequence ATGAACACTCATTATCTTTTTCCCGGTAAACTTGCGGCCTTCAAAGAAGAGACCGTGATTTCCACTCTGCTTGGTTCCTGTGTGGCGGTGGCTCTGCATGATCCCACGACCCGCATTGGGGGCTTAAATCACTATTTGCTGGCCGACGGCATGCCGGATGAACGTGAAAACACCCGCTACGGCGCGCATGCCATTCCCCTGCTGATTGAAGAATGTGTGCGTCTGGGGGCCAACCGCGGTCGCCTGCAGGCAAAAATTTACGGTGGCGGTAACGTCATCAGTGTTTCCCAGATCGGTGAAGGCATCGGCAAGCGCAATATCGAGTTCGCCGAAAAGATACTGCGTGACTGCGGTATTCCGGTCGTGGAAAGAAACGTTGCCGGTGAATCCGCGCGCACAATCAAAATGAACACGGCGACTTTCGAAGTTATTCATAACTCCTCTGGCGGCGGTGTTGATAAACCTGTGGATGTCTCGGGCTTCAGACCCTTGGCAGTGGCCAAAAGCGTGAAGGTGCTGGTTGTCGATGACTCGGCCACAGTGCGAACTCTGTTTACCAATATCTTCACAAAAAGCGGACTTGAAGTGGTGGGCTCTGCTGCTGATGCCTATCAGGCCCGCGAAATGATTCTAAGCAAAAAGCCTGACGTGCTGACTCTGGACATCGAGATGCCGAAAATGTCGGGCGTGATGTTCCTGGAAAAGCTGATGAAGCATCATCCGATCCCGGTGGTGATGGTTTCTTCTTTGGCAAGCACCGGAGAGGCAGCCATGAAATCCCTGGAACTGGGGGCGGTTGAGTTCGTGCACAAACCTTCACAGTTTGATCCGGCCGTACTAAAAGACCTTGCCGGCATGCTGGTGGACAAAGTTCGTGCGGCTGCGTCGGTGAATATTCTGAAAAAGTTAAAAGAGACTCCCGCGCCTCTGGAAATCAAAACCACAACCTTTGCAGCTCCAACGCGCCGTCGGGCGGCCGAGTTGAAAGTGGTGGTGCTGGGTGGAAACGCCGGCAGTGCGGATGCGCTGGAAAAGTTTGTTAAAGGCCTCGCCGCCGATACACCTCCCGTGGTGGTCGCTTGCAGTACGGTGGCGAACTTTGTGACGGCTTTCATCAGCAAGCTGAAAGCCGGTTCGAAAGTGACTCCGGTGGTGGGTAAAGACGGGGACTTCCTAAGAATGGGTCACGTTTATTTTATTCCTGCTGAACATCACGGAAAAATTGTGACCGGTCCTCAGGGGCCCGTACTGAGTCTTTCCAAAGGAGCTCCGGTGTCGTCGCAATTGCCTTCGGCGAATGTGCTTTTCAATTCCGCAGCGCAGTCTTACGCCCAGGGTGTTTATGCACTGCTATTGGGCGGTTTCGGCACCGACGGAGTCGACGGCCTGGTGGAAGTGCAAAAACGCGGTGGCGCCAGCGTGGTGCAGCACCCGGAAGAAGCGCAATTTCCCTATGCTCCGCAAAAAGCGATTGAACTGGGAGTGGCGGATGAGATACTTAAAGCCGACATGTTGGCGCATCATCTGATGCAGTATCGAAACCAAAACTTATACTAG
- a CDS encoding chemotaxis protein CheW has translation MSDFFGDDFTAELKAYFLDSVIKEIDKFIDLTDEKLWRRILSEVSEQTRAWAVDAKTNEFMHLAEWLEGFDEKSRNLEGAAELIKALKTLRGYIEALGIDKTDTADLATRFALNAQNLREILLLHCRFGVQEFAVPILSVIEISGKLPLFDLPERKEGLLGVIPFRGEAVPVVNLQDHGFARMDADNFFYVICEEQGVRFCLQVTDTEDMISVKEADLQNFENQSTMMSANFVHQFFIKDRRSIMVLDLEKLVA, from the coding sequence ATGAGTGATTTCTTCGGTGATGACTTTACAGCGGAACTCAAAGCGTATTTCCTGGACAGTGTGATCAAGGAAATAGACAAGTTCATCGATCTGACCGACGAAAAGCTGTGGCGCCGTATTCTGTCAGAGGTCAGCGAGCAAACACGCGCCTGGGCGGTGGATGCCAAGACAAATGAGTTTATGCATCTGGCTGAATGGCTGGAAGGTTTTGATGAAAAGAGCCGCAACCTGGAAGGGGCTGCGGAGTTGATCAAAGCCTTGAAAACTCTGCGGGGCTATATTGAAGCTCTGGGAATTGACAAGACCGACACCGCCGATCTGGCGACACGTTTTGCGCTGAATGCGCAGAACTTGCGTGAAATTCTGCTGCTGCACTGCCGTTTTGGGGTGCAGGAATTTGCGGTGCCGATTTTAAGTGTGATCGAAATCAGCGGCAAGTTGCCGCTGTTTGATCTGCCGGAAAGAAAAGAGGGTCTTTTGGGTGTGATTCCATTCCGCGGCGAAGCCGTGCCGGTGGTCAACCTGCAGGATCATGGTTTTGCCCGGATGGATGCCGATAATTTCTTCTATGTGATCTGTGAAGAGCAGGGGGTTCGTTTCTGCCTGCAGGTCACAGACACTGAAGACATGATCAGCGTCAAAGAAGCTGATCTGCAAAATTTTGAAAACCAATCCACTATGATGTCTGCGAACTTTGTTCACCAGTTTTTCATCAAAGACCGCCGCAGTATTATGGTTCTGGATCTAGAAAAACTGGTGGCTTGA
- a CDS encoding chemotaxis protein CheA — MSDENKPQDNQEVDLSAFIDFEQVEEVSRAFFEESKEILEDLDNLILKLENNPEDQDQVNVLFRKIHTIKGSVGAVPGGQLLGSLAHEFEALLTRIKRESRPVTKDCIDLFLKSSRILKVLAQSLRDKREVYPEELSEAIEVISAYGVFDFGDESAVRSPRPAVSRTTSASDEEGVWLSVKQLNEFLRLSGELLVLKNFFQMMNQTVNFRIQPEVFERRQNDFAQNLGKICDQFQGQVQTVRKEKAGDSLSGLPLLVRQASTELNKSVHLEFTGSELLIDKGLGKDLYECLVHLVRNSIDHGIEDQFERAVQGKPTIGLLCLDVHEKNGAVHVIFKDDGKGLDRERILQRAVKNALVTEDAAKALSDEQIYKFIFNAGFSTKEKVTTISGRGVGMDIVLSTVERYKGRIHIENHPGAGAAFHLEIPIPQHIMVESALLCAWNSYQLAVPLTSVAHITSCDELQITTVDHLRYCQFSGMTVPILNYHEILNLRTSVPEEAVRKSSAVFIRLKEAVFALLVDRIEAQTDLVVKSFGSMIGEQKGFKGISILADEKVTYIVDPEKMMALMMYEQQTHEEAA, encoded by the coding sequence ATGTCGGACGAAAACAAACCCCAGGACAACCAAGAGGTGGATCTTTCTGCCTTTATCGACTTTGAACAGGTCGAAGAGGTGTCCCGTGCGTTCTTCGAAGAGTCCAAGGAAATTCTGGAAGATCTCGACAATCTGATTCTGAAGCTGGAAAACAATCCGGAAGATCAGGATCAGGTGAATGTCCTTTTCCGAAAAATTCACACCATCAAAGGCAGTGTGGGGGCTGTTCCCGGCGGACAGTTGCTGGGTTCCCTTGCTCACGAATTTGAAGCTCTTTTAACTCGCATCAAACGTGAATCCCGTCCGGTCACCAAGGACTGCATTGATCTGTTCCTGAAAAGCTCACGCATTTTGAAAGTTCTGGCGCAAAGCCTGCGCGACAAGCGTGAAGTTTATCCGGAAGAGCTCAGTGAAGCCATTGAGGTGATTTCCGCTTACGGAGTTTTTGATTTCGGGGATGAGTCGGCTGTTCGCAGCCCGCGTCCCGCTGTCAGCCGCACGACCTCGGCCTCTGATGAGGAGGGTGTGTGGCTGTCCGTAAAACAACTGAATGAATTCCTGCGACTGTCCGGCGAGCTTCTGGTGTTGAAAAATTTCTTCCAGATGATGAATCAGACGGTGAACTTCCGGATTCAGCCCGAGGTCTTTGAACGTCGTCAGAATGATTTTGCCCAGAATCTGGGGAAAATCTGCGATCAGTTCCAGGGCCAGGTGCAGACGGTCCGCAAGGAAAAAGCCGGGGACAGTCTTTCCGGTCTGCCGCTTCTGGTGCGCCAGGCTTCGACAGAGCTGAATAAGAGCGTTCATCTGGAGTTCACCGGCTCGGAGCTTCTGATCGACAAGGGCCTTGGCAAAGATCTTTATGAGTGTCTTGTGCATCTGGTGCGAAATTCCATCGATCACGGGATCGAGGATCAGTTTGAAAGAGCCGTGCAGGGGAAGCCGACGATTGGTTTGCTATGCCTGGACGTGCATGAAAAAAACGGCGCTGTTCACGTGATCTTTAAAGACGACGGCAAGGGGCTGGATCGTGAGCGTATTCTTCAGCGCGCGGTCAAAAATGCCCTGGTGACCGAAGACGCCGCCAAAGCCCTGAGCGATGAGCAGATTTACAAGTTCATTTTCAATGCCGGGTTTTCGACGAAAGAAAAAGTCACAACCATCTCCGGCCGTGGTGTCGGGATGGATATCGTTCTTTCCACCGTGGAAAGATACAAAGGCCGCATTCATATTGAAAATCATCCGGGGGCCGGGGCGGCCTTCCACCTGGAAATTCCAATTCCTCAGCACATCATGGTGGAAAGCGCCTTGCTGTGTGCGTGGAACTCTTACCAGTTGGCGGTGCCTTTGACTTCCGTGGCGCACATCACATCGTGTGACGAATTGCAGATCACCACTGTGGATCATCTGCGCTATTGTCAGTTCAGTGGAATGACTGTGCCTATTTTGAACTATCACGAGATCCTGAACCTGCGCACCTCGGTACCGGAAGAGGCGGTTCGCAAGTCTTCGGCCGTGTTTATCCGCCTGAAAGAGGCCGTGTTTGCCCTGTTGGTGGATCGTATCGAGGCCCAGACCGATCTGGTCGTTAAGTCCTTTGGTTCGATGATCGGGGAACAAAAGGGCTTTAAGGGCATTTCCATCCTGGCGGACGAAAAAGTGACCTACATTGTGGATCCGGAAAAAATGATGGCTTTGATGATGTATGAACAGCAAACGCACGAGGAGGCCGCATGA
- a CDS encoding di-heme oxidoredictase family protein encodes MKAWIVLTVLNFMAGAAVAAPQIDMDYVHAEKSGGETTVFFKGQSIWAFRNPAANLSEEEIARHLTGDALFERNFSDDPNRFEYGLGPVHNNTSCNACHAKDGRGALPVVPFNKEWVPLRQNEAVFLRISIEDGVKKPKTKENKFGAPVPVPGFSDQLFHLGSLGVREDLPGTGQAQVWMKYEKSQFTYPDGDVVELRKPVFKVTGAYDEYFDSVTGEMKSRLYEKDVRMGARIGTPMIGLGLLEAIKEADILALAQRDLSAEGVSGKANWVFDIEKSMAGDPYPVSMGRFGLKNNTPSVLHQSLGALRGDIGVTNYAFPDESIAGTPLYDAYRTGREPHAGLEATDQVANDIVFYSQTLAVPARRGATEAEVIRGAGIFHQVSCTTCHQPSFTTGDHPIKAFANQKIYPYTDMLLHDMGDGLADGRQDFDADGREWKTRPLWGMGHTQTINPRAGFLHDGRARTLEEAILWHGGEAEYSKNKFARLPKADRSALIQFIKSL; translated from the coding sequence ATGAAGGCTTGGATTGTACTGACTGTTTTGAATTTCATGGCAGGGGCGGCGGTTGCTGCTCCTCAAATTGACATGGACTATGTTCACGCGGAGAAATCCGGTGGCGAGACCACAGTGTTTTTCAAAGGCCAGTCCATCTGGGCCTTCCGTAACCCGGCTGCAAATTTGTCTGAAGAAGAGATCGCTCGTCACCTGACGGGCGACGCTCTTTTTGAGAGAAATTTCTCTGATGATCCGAACCGTTTCGAATACGGTTTGGGTCCGGTCCACAACAACACCAGTTGTAACGCCTGCCACGCCAAAGATGGCCGTGGTGCTTTGCCGGTGGTTCCTTTCAATAAAGAATGGGTGCCTTTGCGCCAGAATGAAGCGGTCTTCCTGCGTATCAGCATCGAAGACGGTGTGAAGAAACCAAAAACAAAAGAAAATAAATTCGGCGCTCCGGTGCCGGTTCCGGGTTTTTCGGATCAATTGTTCCACCTGGGTTCTTTGGGGGTTCGGGAGGATCTTCCGGGCACAGGTCAGGCGCAAGTCTGGATGAAGTACGAAAAGTCCCAGTTCACCTATCCTGACGGGGATGTGGTGGAGCTTCGCAAGCCTGTGTTTAAAGTCACCGGCGCGTATGATGAGTACTTTGATTCTGTGACTGGCGAAATGAAAAGCCGTCTTTATGAAAAAGACGTTCGCATGGGCGCACGTATCGGGACGCCGATGATTGGTTTGGGTTTGCTTGAGGCGATCAAAGAAGCCGACATTTTGGCTTTGGCCCAGCGTGATTTGTCTGCCGAAGGTGTTTCCGGAAAAGCCAACTGGGTGTTTGATATCGAAAAAAGCATGGCGGGTGATCCGTACCCGGTTTCCATGGGTCGTTTCGGCTTGAAGAACAACACACCCTCTGTATTGCACCAGTCTTTGGGGGCTTTGCGTGGTGATATCGGTGTGACGAACTATGCCTTCCCGGATGAAAGCATCGCGGGAACTCCGTTGTATGATGCTTACCGTACGGGCCGTGAACCTCATGCCGGGTTGGAAGCCACGGATCAGGTTGCCAACGACATCGTATTTTATTCTCAGACCCTGGCAGTCCCGGCTCGTCGTGGGGCGACTGAAGCCGAAGTGATCCGCGGTGCGGGGATTTTCCATCAGGTCAGTTGCACAACCTGTCACCAGCCAAGCTTCACAACCGGAGATCACCCGATCAAAGCGTTCGCGAATCAGAAGATCTATCCATACACCGACATGCTTTTACATGACATGGGGGATGGTCTGGCCGACGGTCGCCAGGATTTCGATGCTGACGGCCGCGAATGGAAAACTCGTCCTTTGTGGGGCATGGGGCACACTCAAACCATCAACCCTCGCGCGGGCTTCCTGCATGACGGTCGTGCGCGCACTTTGGAAGAGGCTATCTTGTGGCACGGGGGCGAAGCGGAGTACTCGAAAAACAAATTCGCACGACTTCCCAAAGCGGATCGTTCCGCTTTGATTCAGTTCATCAAGTCGTTGTAA
- a CDS encoding imelysin family protein produces MKALKMMLAAVAFAGATAQAATNKEIINHVSYNVILATYNDLATKTAELSAAVDALAANTNQENLDKAQAAWRAARIPWESSESFLFGPVDSLGIDPLLDTWPLNKLDLDSVMSSNRKITVDLVRALGTNLQGFHTLEYLLFGDGKVSNTKPAASLTAKQLEYLKASAQLLAEHAAELAHAWTTNYDPENPAAPGYVKVISTPGLNNEFYSSERAVMEEFVQGMMGIVDEVANGKMSDPMGADIGSANMALVESPFAWNSLKDFQHNIRSVYSIYTGHYKNNKGPGVKALVEKVDASLAARVEADILNCIALIEAIRPAGGGDFGQAIFTKEGRARTQAAIDALNALHATLESEVLPTLDM; encoded by the coding sequence ATGAAAGCTCTTAAAATGATGTTGGCAGCAGTAGCCTTCGCGGGTGCGACGGCTCAGGCTGCAACGAACAAAGAAATTATCAATCACGTTTCTTACAATGTGATTCTTGCGACTTATAACGACCTGGCGACAAAAACTGCGGAATTGTCTGCAGCGGTTGACGCTTTGGCAGCTAACACCAATCAGGAAAACCTGGATAAAGCTCAAGCCGCTTGGCGCGCAGCCCGTATCCCTTGGGAAAGCTCTGAATCCTTCCTGTTCGGTCCGGTGGATTCTTTGGGTATTGACCCCTTGTTAGACACTTGGCCTTTGAACAAACTGGATCTGGATTCTGTTATGTCCTCCAACCGCAAGATCACGGTGGATCTGGTTCGTGCACTGGGGACCAACCTTCAGGGCTTCCACACTTTGGAATATCTGTTGTTCGGTGACGGCAAAGTATCCAACACAAAACCAGCAGCGTCTTTGACAGCAAAACAACTTGAGTACTTGAAGGCAAGTGCACAGCTATTGGCAGAGCACGCTGCGGAACTGGCGCACGCTTGGACGACAAACTATGACCCGGAAAACCCAGCGGCTCCAGGTTACGTAAAAGTGATCAGCACTCCGGGCTTGAACAATGAATTCTACTCTTCTGAAAGAGCCGTCATGGAAGAATTCGTTCAAGGCATGATGGGTATCGTTGACGAAGTTGCCAACGGTAAAATGTCTGACCCAATGGGTGCGGATATCGGTTCTGCGAACATGGCTTTGGTGGAATCTCCATTTGCATGGAACTCTTTGAAAGACTTCCAGCACAACATCCGTTCCGTTTACAGCATCTACACAGGCCACTACAAAAACAACAAGGGTCCGGGCGTAAAAGCTTTGGTTGAAAAAGTTGATGCGTCTTTGGCGGCTCGTGTTGAAGCTGACATCCTGAACTGCATCGCTTTGATCGAAGCGATCCGTCCAGCAGGTGGTGGTGACTTCGGTCAGGCCATCTTCACCAAAGAAGGCCGTGCCCGCACTCAAGCGGCGATTGATGCTCTGAATGCACTTCACGCAACACTAGAGTCTGAAGTTCTTCCGACTCTGGACATGTAA
- a CDS encoding NAD(P)H-dependent flavin oxidoreductase, with protein MSETRWKLTDIPVIQGPMAGGYTTAELVSAVSNSGGLGSIGAGYMSPESLRLLIQKVKALTAKPFAVNLFIPTSPAVDLLQVERMKKLLLPFYREVGMDSVPELSYDPGLFQKQFAVVLEEKVPAFSFTFGCLKPSEMAALKSQNVFIMGTATSVEEALYLQAQGCDAVVAQGLEAGGHRGSFLDGKFPLLPAHKLVQDSVSQLQIPVIAAGGIVNKADMHTMLSAGAGAVQIGTAFLVCDESGASREYRDLLLKGKPEDTELIKVFSGRWARGLSNRFSREMKIHEADTPDYPIQHWLTTPLRKKAQESGRTEFQSLWSGQGLGALRACSVAEYMASLRQ; from the coding sequence ATGTCTGAAACCCGCTGGAAGCTGACAGATATCCCTGTAATCCAAGGCCCGATGGCGGGAGGATATACGACGGCCGAGCTGGTTTCTGCCGTCAGCAACAGCGGGGGGCTGGGTTCGATCGGGGCCGGTTACATGTCGCCGGAATCTTTGCGTTTGCTTATTCAGAAAGTAAAAGCTCTGACGGCAAAACCCTTTGCCGTGAATCTGTTCATCCCCACGTCCCCGGCAGTGGATCTCCTGCAGGTGGAAAGAATGAAGAAGCTTCTGCTGCCATTCTATCGTGAAGTGGGAATGGATTCTGTGCCGGAGCTTTCCTATGATCCCGGTCTTTTTCAAAAGCAATTTGCCGTTGTGCTGGAAGAAAAAGTCCCTGCTTTCAGTTTTACTTTCGGGTGCCTGAAGCCGTCCGAGATGGCGGCACTGAAATCTCAAAACGTATTTATCATGGGCACGGCCACAAGTGTGGAAGAGGCTCTGTATTTGCAAGCTCAGGGCTGTGATGCGGTGGTTGCCCAAGGGCTAGAGGCCGGCGGACATCGCGGTTCTTTCCTGGATGGCAAGTTTCCTTTGTTGCCAGCGCATAAACTGGTGCAGGACTCTGTCTCGCAGTTGCAGATTCCGGTGATTGCCGCTGGTGGAATTGTGAATAAAGCTGACATGCATACGATGCTTTCTGCCGGTGCCGGCGCCGTACAAATCGGCACGGCTTTCCTGGTCTGTGATGAAAGCGGAGCTTCCCGGGAATACCGGGATCTTTTGCTCAAAGGAAAGCCCGAAGACACGGAGCTGATCAAAGTCTTCAGTGGTCGCTGGGCCCGAGGATTGAGCAATCGGTTTTCCCGTGAAATGAAAATCCACGAAGCCGATACTCCGGATTATCCAATTCAGCACTGGCTGACCACGCCCTTACGAAAGAAAGCACAGGAAAGTGGACGTACCGAATTTCAATCACTGTGGTCAGGGCAGGGTTTGGGGGCTTTGCGCGCGTGTTCTGTGGCGGAGTATATGGCCTCATTGCGCCAGTAG
- a CDS encoding DUF1653 domain-containing protein — protein sequence MIKETTHDIVAGGIYQHYSGKQYRVIGVGRHSESLDEMVFYESLYNNSVGRLWCRPLPMWNEIVEVDGQKVPRFKFLFK from the coding sequence ATGATTAAAGAAACCACCCACGACATCGTCGCTGGTGGCATCTACCAGCATTATTCCGGAAAGCAGTACCGTGTGATCGGTGTTGGCCGCCACAGCGAGAGTCTGGATGAAATGGTGTTCTATGAATCTTTGTACAACAACTCGGTGGGGCGTCTGTGGTGCCGGCCCCTTCCGATGTGGAATGAAATCGTCGAAGTCGACGGACAGAAAGTGCCGCGCTTCAAATTCCTGTTCAAGTAA
- a CDS encoding inorganic diphosphatase, which yields MNPWHDLSPGEKAPEVVTALIEIPAGSKTKFELDKVSGLLKVDRVLYSSVHYPANYGFIPRTYCGDHDPLDILVLGQAQVYPLSIMRARPVGCMRMLDQGEMDDKVIAVHEDDPEMAHIHSIKDLAPHQLKEIRNFFEIYKGLENKKVEVEGFHDLPETLKIIKEAFDLYKQERTHLLKQSERSHD from the coding sequence ATGAATCCCTGGCATGATTTGAGTCCCGGAGAAAAAGCTCCGGAAGTGGTGACCGCGTTGATTGAAATTCCCGCGGGATCCAAAACCAAGTTTGAGCTGGACAAGGTTTCAGGTCTTTTGAAAGTGGATCGTGTGCTTTACAGCTCGGTTCACTATCCTGCCAACTATGGATTTATTCCGCGCACCTATTGTGGCGACCATGACCCGCTGGACATTCTGGTGTTGGGGCAGGCGCAGGTGTATCCACTCAGTATCATGCGCGCCCGCCCGGTGGGTTGCATGCGTATGCTGGATCAGGGCGAGATGGACGACAAGGTCATCGCGGTTCATGAAGATGATCCCGAGATGGCCCACATCCATTCGATCAAGGATCTGGCACCGCACCAGTTGAAGGAAATCCGCAACTTCTTTGAAATCTATAAGGGCCTTGAAAATAAAAAGGTTGAAGTTGAAGGCTTCCACGATTTGCCGGAAACCCTGAAGATCATCAAAGAGGCTTTCGATCTGTACAAACAAGAGCGCACCCATCTGTTGAAACAGTCGGAAAGATCCCATGATTAA
- a CDS encoding HIT family protein translates to MASVFTKIINGEFPCYKIYEDESILSFLALDQVNLGHTLVISKEEINHWTEVPPETYAHLHKVSQKIGKAILKASGSPRVGQIVAGFEVPHYHLHLIPAWSIPDLDFKRAQRRSDAEMKQIQSEIIKHLEAMK, encoded by the coding sequence ATGGCTTCAGTTTTCACCAAAATTATCAACGGCGAATTTCCCTGTTACAAAATCTATGAGGATGAAAGCATCCTGTCTTTCCTGGCGCTGGATCAAGTCAATTTGGGACACACCCTGGTGATCAGCAAAGAAGAAATCAATCATTGGACAGAGGTGCCGCCAGAAACCTACGCTCATCTTCACAAAGTATCCCAGAAAATCGGGAAAGCCATTTTGAAGGCCTCGGGTTCTCCGCGTGTGGGACAAATCGTGGCGGGATTTGAAGTTCCGCACTATCACCTGCATCTGATCCCGGCATGGTCTATTCCGGATCTGGATTTCAAACGCGCTCAGCGCCGTTCCGACGCTGAGATGAAACAGATCCAGTCTGAAATCATCAAACACCTGGAAGCGATGAAATAA
- a CDS encoding response regulator transcription factor, producing MSTIFLLEDDPVIGKAVQLQLELENYKVEWVQTLADAKRQSADCKADLYLLDINLPDGSGMEFCNWLRAQDQKNPVIFLTARTDEESVVQGFDQGANDYVRKPFSQRELIARIRNQLADNKATLDLVRFAGLTLIKNQQVLKNGDALINLNRREFEILTTFFEHPETIVTREQLIERLASGEEIYDRTVDSHISHIRSKLTKNGVTMVKINSVYGQGYRLEKAV from the coding sequence ATGAGCACTATTTTTCTGCTTGAAGATGACCCAGTAATTGGCAAAGCCGTTCAACTGCAGTTGGAACTTGAAAACTATAAAGTCGAATGGGTGCAAACACTTGCTGATGCCAAACGCCAAAGCGCGGACTGCAAAGCCGATTTGTATCTGCTGGATATCAACCTTCCTGACGGCAGCGGGATGGAGTTCTGCAACTGGCTGCGTGCCCAAGACCAGAAAAATCCAGTGATCTTCCTGACCGCCCGCACTGATGAAGAAAGTGTTGTGCAGGGCTTTGACCAGGGTGCCAATGATTATGTTCGCAAGCCTTTCAGTCAGCGCGAGCTGATAGCCCGCATCCGCAACCAGCTCGCGGACAACAAAGCCACTTTGGATCTGGTTCGTTTTGCTGGCCTCACCCTGATCAAAAATCAGCAGGTGCTAAAAAACGGTGACGCTCTGATCAATCTGAATCGCCGTGAATTTGAAATTCTGACGACATTCTTTGAACATCCGGAAACCATCGTGACGCGCGAACAATTGATTGAACGCCTGGCTTCAGGAGAAGAAATTTATGATCGTACCGTGGACTCCCACATCAGTCACATTCGCTCCAAACTGACAAAAAACGGCGTCACCATGGTGAAGATCAATTCCGTTTACGGTCAGGGCTACCGCCTGGAAAAAGCCGTTTAA